In Clostridium sp. DL-VIII, the following proteins share a genomic window:
- the hisB gene encoding imidazoleglycerol-phosphate dehydratase HisB, protein MLERYSKKERTTNETSIKLEVNLDGSGNSEINTGIGFFDHMLTLFSFHGKIDLKILAKGDLEICDHHTIEDIGITLGGAFKEALGNKENINRYGTFYVPMDETLALVSLDISNRPFLVFDCDFKREMVGEMATEMVIEFFRAFAFNAGITLHLKVLYGENDHHKIEALFKAFGRAIKEAKFRSDANGIPSTKGSI, encoded by the coding sequence ATTTTGGAAAGATACTCAAAAAAAGAAAGAACAACAAATGAAACTAGTATTAAGTTAGAAGTTAATTTAGATGGAAGCGGAAATAGCGAAATAAATACAGGAATAGGCTTTTTTGATCATATGTTAACCTTGTTTTCATTTCATGGAAAAATAGATTTGAAAATATTGGCTAAGGGAGACCTGGAAATATGTGATCATCATACAATAGAGGATATTGGAATAACTCTTGGAGGGGCATTTAAAGAAGCTTTAGGAAATAAAGAAAATATAAATAGATATGGAACATTTTATGTACCAATGGATGAGACTTTGGCATTAGTATCATTAGATATAAGTAATAGACCGTTTCTGGTTTTTGATTGTGATTTTAAAAGGGAAATGGTTGGTGAAATGGCTACTGAAATGGTAATTGAGTTTTTTAGAGCTTTTGCATTTAATGCAGGAATAACACTTCATTTGAAGGTTTTATATGGAGAGAATGATCATCATAAAATAGAAGCGTTATTTAAAGCTTTTGGAAGGGCAATTAAAGAAGCTAAATTCAGAAGTGATGCAAATGGAATACCATCAACAAAAGGAA